From Pseudodesulfovibrio sp. S3, the proteins below share one genomic window:
- the ruvA gene encoding Holliday junction branch migration protein RuvA: MIAYLQGELLSADERGLVLLTPGGVGYEVAAPTSVIAKLPGRGGEVQLFVHTQVAEKAIDLFGFLTADDLDLFRTLISIDKLGPKKALAILSMFDANHLREIAFREDVDTLSTVPGIGPKSAKQILWNLKDKVDKLKSVTVKAGSAPQGPQGEYLDTLAGLKGLGYSEDEIRPMIIETFDEEPDLDAAGAIRAVLKKINAARS; encoded by the coding sequence ATGATCGCATATTTGCAGGGTGAACTGCTGTCTGCCGACGAAAGAGGGCTGGTTCTGCTCACCCCGGGTGGGGTGGGATATGAAGTGGCCGCGCCCACCTCGGTCATTGCCAAACTGCCGGGTCGGGGCGGTGAGGTGCAGCTGTTCGTGCATACCCAGGTGGCAGAGAAGGCCATCGACCTGTTCGGCTTCCTTACTGCCGACGACCTGGACCTGTTCCGCACCCTCATATCCATTGATAAATTGGGACCGAAGAAAGCTTTGGCCATCCTGTCCATGTTCGATGCAAACCACCTGCGCGAGATCGCCTTCCGCGAGGATGTGGACACGCTCTCCACGGTGCCGGGCATCGGTCCCAAATCCGCCAAGCAGATTTTGTGGAATCTCAAGGACAAGGTGGACAAGTTGAAAAGCGTGACAGTCAAGGCCGGAAGCGCGCCGCAGGGACCGCAGGGTGAATACCTGGATACCCTTGCGGGACTCAAGGGCCTGGGTTACTCTGAAGATGAAATTCGACCCATGATTATCGAGACCTTCGATGAAGAACCCGATCTCGATGCCGCCGGTGCCATCCGTGCGGTGCTCAAGAAGATCAACGCGGCACGCTCATGA
- the ruvB gene encoding Holliday junction branch migration DNA helicase RuvB: MSKCTLPEENVRPRSLSEFIGQVDLRTNLDVFIRAAKERDRSLDHTLFYGNPGLGKTTLARIMASELGVNMVSTSGPVMERSGDLAAILTNLDRGDILFIDEIHRMPATVEEVLYPAMEDFQIDLVIGSGPGARTVKLDLEPFTLVGATTRLGLLTSPLRDRFGCIFRIEFYSPEELGRIVERAAVILGVEVEPDGALAIGRRARGTPRIANRLLRRVRDYALVHGDGVVTKELAESSLERLEVDQYGLDNMDRKILSLMVENFNGGPVGLKTIAAACAEEVRTIEDIYEPYLIQCGFLKRTPRGRVATAKAYQHLKMRMEDDQLPLL; the protein is encoded by the coding sequence ATGAGCAAATGCACCCTCCCAGAGGAAAACGTCCGTCCCAGAAGTCTTTCCGAATTCATCGGGCAGGTGGACCTGCGTACCAACCTTGATGTGTTCATCAGGGCCGCCAAGGAGCGTGACCGCTCACTTGACCATACCCTTTTCTATGGCAATCCCGGTCTGGGCAAGACCACCCTGGCCCGCATCATGGCCTCGGAACTTGGCGTGAACATGGTCTCCACCTCCGGTCCGGTTATGGAGCGTTCCGGCGATCTGGCGGCCATTCTGACCAATCTTGATAGGGGTGACATCCTGTTTATCGACGAGATTCACCGTATGCCCGCCACCGTGGAGGAAGTGCTCTATCCGGCCATGGAGGATTTTCAGATCGACCTGGTCATCGGTTCCGGTCCGGGTGCGCGCACGGTCAAGCTCGACCTGGAGCCGTTCACTCTGGTGGGGGCCACCACCCGGCTCGGACTGCTCACCTCGCCTCTGCGCGACCGGTTCGGCTGTATCTTCCGCATCGAATTCTATTCTCCCGAGGAACTGGGGCGCATCGTGGAGCGGGCTGCAGTCATTCTGGGTGTGGAAGTGGAGCCCGACGGTGCCCTGGCTATCGGCCGCCGCGCGCGCGGCACTCCACGTATTGCCAACAGGCTGCTCCGGCGTGTGCGTGATTATGCCCTGGTTCACGGGGACGGCGTTGTCACCAAGGAACTGGCTGAATCCTCGCTGGAACGGCTGGAAGTGGATCAGTACGGGCTGGATAACATGGACCGCAAGATTCTTTCCCTGATGGTCGAGAATTTCAACGGCGGTCCTGTGGGATTGAAGACCATTGCTGCAGCCTGTGCTGAAGAGGTGCGGACCATTGAGGACATTTATGAGCCGTATCTTATCCAATGCGGGTTCCTGAAGCGTACGCCGCGTGGCCGGGTGGCCACGGCCAAGGCATACCAGCATTTGAAGATGCGCATGGAAGACGATCAGCTTCCCTTGTTATAA
- a CDS encoding rubredoxin: MDKWECPCGYVYDPAEGDPEHNIAIGTKFEDLPEDWVCPQCGAEKEYFEKL; encoded by the coding sequence ATGGATAAATGGGAATGCCCTTGCGGTTATGTGTATGATCCGGCAGAAGGTGACCCTGAGCATAATATTGCCATCGGCACCAAGTTCGAGGATCTGCCGGAAGACTGGGTTTGTCCCCAGTGTGGTGCGGAAAAGGAATATTTCGAAAAACTCTAG
- a CDS encoding CPBP family intramembrane glutamic endopeptidase has protein sequence MTSTTSSGFRPVPVLAFLALTLGFTWTLEILLISDGLRFDDLVAQSAPALWLMGVMWIPGLVGLAVAGFMERTRPGGLVSSLNLRLGSVGPYFAVVLLIPLAYGIMYLLTYGAGLSGYDPNLSLLAALTGTEIDPASVFEVMLPLSVVLGPLINFTFGLGEELGWRGFLLPRLMPLGKPTAYVLLGLLWGLWHAPLIYAGFNYPGYPVGGMIMMCLLCTAFGLFLNEMTLHYRSSLLAGFIHGTANAQGYGIWMWLFPDAHPLLGGSAGLTGVLVWLVVSGLAMAALSRLKRD, from the coding sequence ATGACTAGCACCACATCTTCCGGCTTTCGGCCAGTTCCCGTTCTCGCTTTTCTGGCCCTGACCCTGGGCTTCACCTGGACCCTGGAAATCTTACTCATCAGCGATGGGCTACGCTTCGACGACCTGGTCGCCCAATCCGCGCCCGCCCTCTGGCTGATGGGCGTCATGTGGATTCCGGGACTGGTCGGGCTGGCCGTGGCCGGATTCATGGAACGCACACGCCCCGGCGGCTTGGTTTCGTCCCTGAACCTGCGGCTCGGGTCCGTGGGGCCGTATTTCGCAGTAGTCCTCCTGATTCCCCTGGCCTACGGCATCATGTACCTGCTCACCTATGGGGCCGGACTGTCGGGATACGACCCGAATCTCTCGCTGTTGGCCGCGCTGACCGGCACCGAAATCGACCCGGCCTCCGTGTTCGAAGTCATGCTGCCCCTGTCCGTGGTGCTGGGACCGCTCATAAACTTCACTTTCGGCCTGGGCGAGGAACTGGGCTGGCGCGGCTTCCTGCTGCCGCGGCTCATGCCGCTGGGCAAGCCCACGGCCTACGTCCTCCTCGGACTGCTCTGGGGCCTCTGGCACGCACCGCTCATTTACGCAGGGTTCAACTATCCGGGCTATCCGGTGGGCGGCATGATCATGATGTGCCTGCTCTGCACGGCCTTTGGACTGTTCCTGAACGAAATGACCCTGCATTACCGCTCGTCCCTGCTGGCCGGTTTCATCCACGGCACTGCCAACGCCCAGGGATACGGCATCTGGATGTGGCTGTTCCCGGACGCCCACCCGCTCCTTGGCGGTTCCGCAGGACTGACCGGCGTGCTCGTCTGGCTGGTCGTATCCGGGCTGGCCATGGCTGCCCTCTCCCGACTGAAGCGCGACTAA